AGAGCAGAGAAGGGAGAGGGGCTGAAAATACTACCAGGTAATGTGGTTCCCTATTGCGAATGCTGTGCCTACAAACAGCATGACTTTCCCTTCTACAGGTGTTGCTTTGTGCTTCCAACCAGAACAACAGCATTGTGGAGTGCTGGTCTCTGCGGAAAGAAGGCTTGCCTGTCAACAACATCTTCCAGCAAATCTCTCCTGTGGGTGAGTTCCAGCACCAAGGACTTAAGGAGTGTGGTGTGAATGAGGGTGGTAAGGCAGGGCCTGCAATCCATTATCAcctatttatttgtatttcgGGTGTTCTCAGCCACACGCTCTGTTCCATCCCATTTCTTTGCATCTTAGGCAACAAATGAGATGGTTTCCAGGAAGTGGTTTACGGTTGTTACTTTCACTCAATAAaaggcattttctgttttgctgtgcaaCCGCTTttcctgctgggagcagagcaagcTGAGCCTTGTGAAGGAAGAAATGGTGCATTGTGGCTTCACTGAGCTCCCTTGCCTGCACATCTCTTCTACTTCAGTTCATATATAACAGCATCACACCTGTGCTGTTtgctctgctgaaatgcaaagGGTTCTTTAACATAAAGAATTGTCGATCGCCTCCAGCAGAGCCTTCCATCAAAACTGATACAGCGAAACGAGTCACTATTTGTGTGGTTACTGAGCTCAGAAGAACGTGGGGAGATACAGGGGAAATACACTGGTCTGCATAGAGAAGCGTGGGCAGAAGTCAGGGAGGGGCTCTGTTTTCTGACCCCTTCAGACAATGATgtctcacttttctttctcaagttGGAGACAAGCAACCCATGATCCTGAAATGGCGAATTCTCTCTGCAACCAATGATTTGGATCGTGTCTCAGCTGTGGCTCTGCCCAAGTTGCCCATCTCCCTCACAAATACTGACCTGAAGGTGGCAAATGACACCAAATTCTTCCCTGGACTGGGTAAGGAAtctctgttgggtttttttttcctcttaaatatTAGACTTCTGCTTGAAACTcctcttctttgtcttctaaaCTGTACCTGAAGGAAGAATTCACAACAGTTTCATTTCCATGGGAGGATTCAtacctctgcagtgctggggtggCCTCGAGGCATGAATGTACCTGCAAGCCCACAGCCTTTGGGTGCTGTGTTGTTGCCACGTGTGCTTTCAGTGTCTGTTTTGCTGGACAAGGTCAGGGTTATACCAGCATTTGCTTAGCTTTGGTTCTTATCTCTCCCCAGGTCTGGCATTGGCTTTTCATGATGGCAGTGTCCACATCGTTCATCGCCTGTCCCTGCAAATGATGGCTGTCTTCCATGGCTCTTCTTCCCAGCGCCCAGTGGATGAGCAGACTATCAAAAGGCAACGAACTACTGGGCCCCTGGTTCACTTCAAAGCCATGCAGCTCTCCTGGACGTCTCTGGCCTTGGCTGGCATTGACAGTCATGGGAAGGTAATGTGTTCTGTTATGTGGGCTGCTTTCCTGGGATATCTCTTCATTTCTCTAAATGGTGATGGATCATTCTGGAAAGCTCTGGGAATGTCATTTCCAGCTGTGTGACCCATGTTAAACAAGGCGTGATTCATCCCTTTACTGTAGGGTTTGTATCTTTGGGCCAGCAATGAGCTCCAGGTCACCCTATGTTGTGCAGTAGCTTTTGTGGAAAGCTTTCAAGTCCGTTCTtgatggggattttcctttgCCTCCTCCATTCAGCTGAGCATGCTTCGTATCTCCCCTTCTATGGGTCATGTGCTGGACATGAACACCTCCCTCCGCCACTTGCTGTTCCTCTTGGAGTACTGCATGGTGACTGGCTATGACTGGTGGGACATCCTGCTCCACGTCCAGCCCAACATGGTCCAAAACCTGGTGGAGAAGCTGCATGAAGAGTACACACGGcagagtgcagccctgcagcaggtcagcaaGAGTGGGAACTCCCTGATTCACAGCAGAGGGAGAGATCTCAGCAACATGGAGAGGGCTGCAACAGCCTGTCTGTGCTGTCTTTGATCGCTCTACTTAAGCAATGCTTGAGGTGTGAAGAACCACATTTGACACAGCGTTTGTTGTCACTCATCTCTATCTGTTGGGAAGTTCTGGTGAGCTGTCAGAGCATCCTGGGAGCAATAGGGCTGTTTGTACGTGAATCAAACAGCATTCACTATTCCAGTTGTTCACATGGCAGAGAATAAAGCAGTTTGTGAGCTGATCCTCATTCTACCTTCACACCTGAATGTTCTCTCGTGCCTCTGTCCCTCAGGTCCTCGCCACACGCATTGTTGCCATGAAGGCTTCTCTTTGCAAGCTCTCCTCCAGCACGATAGCCCGTGTTTGTGACTACCATGCCAAGCTGTTCCTGATTGCCATCAGCTGCACCCTGAAGTCTCTGTTGCGCCCACACTTCCTCAACACCCCAGATAAGAGTCCTGGGGACCGACTCACAGAGATCTGCTCCAAGATCACAGATGTAGGTGAGGGTTGCTGGTGATATCAggcacagctctctgaaagTCCTGCATCAGCTCCTTGTAGACTCAATGTGAAACGTCATAAGCTCACAGTTGCTTCCTGGGTTTGAGGAAGGGGGAAGTGATGTCTTTTTGCACCAGAGGGTGGAGTGTGGGTCCATCTCCTGACTGAACCACACGTTTTGTTCCTGTTTCAGACATTGACAAGGTAATGATCAACTTAAAGACAGAGGAGTTTGTCCTGGAGATGAACACGTTGCAATCTCTGCAGCAACTCATCCAGTGGGTGGGGGACTTTGTGCTTTATCTACTGGCCAGCCTGCCTAACCAGGTGAGAGAGGCTGGGCTTCCAAGAACGATCTTCATGAACCTCTTATACCTCTAACCTCCGTGGCATCCTCTACAAGCCTGTCTACTGTCCTGTAAGTGGAACAGCAGCTCCAACAGGCTGAGTTTAAGCCTCAACCCCCAAATGTTTCTCCCCTTTGCAGGGCTCTCCTGTGAGGCCAGGCCACAGCTTCCTGCGAGATGGAGCATCCCTGGGCATGTTCAGGGAGCTGATGGTGGTGATCCGTATTTGGGGGCTGCTGAAGCCAAGCTGCCTCCCTGTCTACACAGCAACCTCTGACACTCAGGACAGCATGTCCCTCCTCTTCAGGCTTCTGACTAAactctggctgtgctgtgagtgTTTGCCAGTTCCCTCAAACAAAAGGATCTTCCTTAATTTGGATTGTGCACGGTAGAAATAATTACAGGGGGTAACTCTGTAGTGTTTAGAAAGGGCAAGTGCAGCTGCCAGCTTTATTGTTCCCTGTGCTGCGTTGGcggatggagggggggggaacTGCATCCACTTCTCTCCATCTGTAAATGAGATGTGTAAAGATCACGCtggtttttctctctttctgcttcatttttccatgCAGGTCGTGAAGAAAATCACATAACAGAACCAGATGATACCCTGATAGATGAATGTTGCCTCCTGCCCAGCCAGTTGCTCATTCCCAATATTGATTGGTTGCCTATCAACGATGGCATTATCAGCAAGCTGCAGAACAAACAGCTCGTCAGGCTGCAGTTTGGAAAAGCTCCTGGGCTCATTGGTCACACTGTCTCTTCCCAGTTTGATGCCTTTGTGAGGTACAAAGATCTGAAACAAATAGATGGTTTGGTTGGGATCTCTCCAGCTCTGAGAGGTCGTTGGATCTGGGATGCTTGTGCCACAAGAGGGTTTATTCTCTGTGCTTGAGTTCCCAGTCATCACTGAGTtataaagaactgaaatgagatggcaggaggggagggggaaaggtgCCCGTTTGTGTTTAGATTGATGTCAGCATGCCTTTGAATCCGGTGGCACTTTACAGAGCATGCAGTCAAAACCTGGGCCCCACTGGCCATTGAAATGCAGCTCACTGTCCTGGCAACAGCTTGTAGAAAGTGATACCCTAGTAACGATCCCGTTCTTCTTCCTGCATAGGGCACCTGGTCAGCCCAAAATTGATCATCTGAGAAGGCTTCATTTAGGAGCATACCCGACAGAAGAATGCAAGTCATGTACCAGGTAAGTGATGAGGGTGAAATCCCTTCTATGCAGAGAAGGTCTTGGCAGAAACTCAAACTGCCTTTTGTCATTCAAAAGCTCCCTTGGTCTCTGTTTACCATCCCGGCTGGCATCCCAGTAACTTGTGGTGTGATTTACGCCTGCAGGAGGAAATTCTGCTTCTAAATTAAGGGCTGTTCATTTATGGAGCTGCCGCTTTGCATTTAAAGAAAGCACTTGTGGGTAGGTTTCAGATATCCCTGATGTGGAAGACGAAGATCCTTAAGAGAGCTGACTCAGGATAGCTGCTACTATCATTGCAGCGTGGCTGTTCAATTTAAGCCTTAGCACTGTGCCTTGCAGAGTACCCACAGCTCAATGTATGGGGGTAATCAGCTCACACAGGCAAACAGAGCCCACAGAACAGAGCCTGTAGGGTCTTTATTGGTGACGAGAGCCTGGAGGCTGTTGCTGGGGAGGAGGCAATGAGTGCAAATGATGACAGCACCCACAGTGCTGGTTTGGGGATGATCATTCAGACTTCACTTTGCATCGATCCATCGACTCCCTGCTCAGTGTGTGACCAGAAGTGCCAgcattgctgctttgtttcctggcCTTCCCATCTTTGTGCCAGGCTGTaccttccttgttttcttcctttccaggtGCGGCTGCGTTACGATGCTGAAATCTCCAAACAAAGTCACTGCTGTGAAGCAATGGGAGCAACGCTGGGTCAAAAACTGCCTGTGTGGGGGGCTGTGGAGGAGGATGCCCCTCAGCTATTCCTGAAGCACCTCTGTGAGGCATGGAGAAAGCAGTGGGTGCTAAGTGGAAGAGCTGGATGTGCTTTgggagccaggagctgcagcccttgTGAGAACAGTGCCCAATGGTTGGCTGGGAGTGCTGATACCTTTTACTTACATTGGTCTTTCAGCTTCAACcctaaaaggaaaggaaggaaggaaaggaactTTTGAGGGGTTCCCTTTAGGCTCCACCCTGTAAAGCTTTCCCATTGCCACCAAAGGCGATATCAGCTGGAAGCCAAAGGCCAGGGAAGGGGGAAACCTCCATGTGTCTCTGGGCTGACCAAGCAGAATGGCTGAGCCCTGCAGTCAGCACAGGCTGAGTGGTGATGGGGGGCTCTGAGGGTACACAGAGAATCTCCAAGGAGAGAGGAGCAAACTCTTGGTTCCTTgtgtttctcctttgctgtggGCTGCTTGGGAAGCATGGCGTGGGTCAGTCAGTTTCCTTCTGCATCTCCGTGCTTCGAATGAACTTGGCTCCTCTGATGGGAGCCTTCATCATCacatatatctgtgtgtgctgaTGGATGGAGGAGAAGAGGCCTGAGGCTGCCTGGAGCAAACCCAGGCAAGGAACTCTGAGctcttttggaaataaaagttcCCTTAATTTCGTACACAGaatgtttggtttgtttgcagAACTTCAGCACTCTGTCATGTGACTTGGAAACCCAGGGCTGCTGATGCATCAGTGcacaagaaaagcaggaaactgGTGTGAATTGCACCTCTGTTAAGAAAGGAGCTGCAAACACTCGCAGAATCAACTGGTTTTCAACCTCCTATCAGGTTATTGTgggcagaagagagaagaggcGGGGTGATGGAGGTGGCTGTGGGGTGATGGAGGTGGCTGTGGGGTGATGGAGGTGGCtgtggggtgatgggggtggctgtggggtgatgggggtggctgtggggtgatgggggtggctgtggggtgatgggggtggctgtggggtgatgggggtggctgtggggtgatGGAAGTGCCTGTTGGGGTTAAGTCTGAGTGCTTTTAGCAGCTCTGTGTGGGTACTTGGAGCCAATGTGGGGCCTGGCTGAGTTCCTGCTCAGCTGGATCCACCTCTGTGTGTCCTCTGAGACCATTTAAGGGAAGGATGATGCCATGTTGTTAATATTCATATCCCTCTGGGAGCGAGTTTTCATTTATTAGTGAAGAATTGAGCTGAGGGTGAAGagctcagccctcagctctgaggttttgctgcagagctgggctgtgccttGCTGTTCTTCTTGTAATTAAGGCCAGTCGGGTGGCTCATTAGGAAACTCCAACTCCTTGTCAAGGGGGTTTTTCCCTGTAAGTAAAGCTTATCAGCATGGGACCTTGCTCATCTCCTTCCTTTGGAGGAGCACTTTGGGGTTATTTGATGTCTATGGCACACAGAGCTGCGTTCCTGCAGCCTGCCCATGCCATGTGCATGTGGGCAGTCCCTGCTCCAGTGAGCAGCATCCAACCCTGCCGTGCTGTGGGGTGCAGCATTGCTCcttcagggtgctcagagcagtgctgggaagggaATGTGGGGTCCAACACCCAGGGATGGGGTCAGGGAGGGTGGGGACATGGGGCTGTCCTGGTTGTGccacctgcagagctcagcatcccCCCCTTCCTTATCactgccccccaccccactcAGTGCAGTCCTACCTGCAGCAATTGGCGTTGCTTTATTGTGGTGGTTGCAATACAGATGTGTCCAGCAAAGCCTCCAGCAGTGCCTCCCCCTCCCTGAGCATCATTCAGCCCCCCTGGATCCCAGCATTCAGGATCCCCATCCCCTCTATGCCCAGCAGTGTGAGCTCAACGTGTGGCCACGTCCTCATCCacgtccccatccctggaggccaTGATGCTGTCGATCCATTCAGCATAGGGTGCAATGCGGGTGTAGATGGCCGGCTTCTTGTAGTTGCCACACACACGAGATCCAGCCGTCACCACCCCCTCAGCCACACCATTGCAGACCAAAGGACCCCCGGAGTCACCCTGTGGGGGGACAAAACTCATTGCTATGTGATAAAACTCATTGCTATGGGACAGAACTCATTGCTATGGGACAGAACTCATTGCTATGGGACAGAACTCATTGCTATGTGATAAAACTCATTGCTATGGGACAAAACTCATTGCTATGGGACAAAACTCATTGCTATGGGACAGAACTCATTGCTATGGGACAAAACTCATTGCTATGGGACAAAACTCATTGCTATGGGACAGAACTCATTGCTATGGGACAGAACTCATTGCTATGGGACAGAACTCATTGCTATGGGACAAAACTCATTGCTATGGGACAAAACTCATTGCTATGGGACAGAACTCATTGCTATGGGACAAAACTCATTGCTATGTGATAAAACTCATTGCCACGTggctcaggctgcagctttggctCAGAGTCGCTGCCATCCCCCCCCACCAGCCTCTTCTCACCCAGGTTTGGGGAGCAGGGATCCCAACAGGGatgcagccccatcccaccccacacccCCATCCTTCCCCAGCATCCTCCCACTCCATTCCCAAGCCCCGCATGGGGtctccctttccccctcccccttcccaagGCTCCGACCTTGCACGTGTCCTTCTTGTGGGAGTCGGTGCACATCATCTTCTCGGTGATGGTGCGGTCGTGTCGTGTGCGATGGTTGCAGAGCTCTCTGCTTATCACCGGCCTTTGAACCTCTTGCAACCGATCCGGTTTCTTCCCGCTGTGAGTCACCGTCCCCCATCCCGCTGTATCGCAAAGCGTGTCGGCCGCCACCTCCCGGTCCTCGCGTTGAAATGGCAGCACCTGCACGTGCTCGTTCAGCTCCGCTTTCTCTTCCAGCTGCCACCAGCAGAGAAAGGCGATGATGGGGTCAGAAGGATGCGGCACAGAGATGAgccccctcctgcagcccccaggggATGGATGGAGTCGTTCCGATCCGGCTTAGAACGGGATGCTCCGTGCGATGCAAAGGGACCGAGAGGAGACGGCAGGTGGATGCGGTTTgggtggtggggaggggggggatgtgggaggagcccacctggagcagcaggagatCGTCCTTGTTGTTATGGATGTTGCTGCCGGGATGGGAGATTTGTGCCTTCACGTTGTAAAGCCGCTTGTGGGGCTCCGGAGCTGTCAGTGAATGAGCACCGAGCAGCACCTGGAAGTGTTCATCTCCCCTGTGGGGGTTCAGCCCAATGAgctgggggggctgcagggcttgaagccccccccccccccatccccctctACTCACATCTGCTCGGTGCAGTGCGCTGCGCTCAGCACCCACTGCGGGGCGATGAGGAATCCCCCACAGACGTGCTTCCCATCCAGCTGCAGTGAGGCCATATAGGGCCGCAGGTGGGGTTGAGCCTCCCAACCCCTCAGGATCCGCCCccggggctgtgctggtggtgcGGGATGGGGAAAGGCAGCGTtagtttgggggggggggacaccgGAATGAGAGACCCCTTGAGACCCCTCCCCACACCCTTATGGACAGCAGTGGGGTTTCCTGACCCCACACGAGGTCTCCCTTCTCTaagtgcctcagtttccctcgCAGCCACCCCCAGTGTGACCCCAAGATGGGTCAGTGCCCACCAACCAAGAGCCCACAGCCCTCCTGGGGGCATCCAGCTCTgttcccatcccaatcccatgCTCACCATCTAccgcagcccccagcagcagcagcaggacgaGGACAGAGCTTGCAGCATTGCACGGCCCCATGGCTGCAGTGAGCTGCTCCAGGGTGGGGATAAGGGTTGGTTTTATATCCAGTTTGGGGCCCACGGGGAgggcaggaaggggaaaaggaggggaTTTCCAAAGCGAGGCGATGCCAAACGTGCTTTAATTTAATTCTCCGTTATAAAACAGGTCAAATATTCCCGGACAAACAAGTTTAGGAGGAAACAGCTGTTCCCAGCTGCCAGGTCTGGCAACAGCAGGAGGggatttctgcagcactgaggggtTGGAGGGATAATGGGGTCGGGGTTCACCAAGCAGAGCAACACTGGGGTGGAGGTCCCGGGGAGGCCAACCCAACCCTATAGCACAGCCCTCACCCCATACAAGCCcattctctgctgctctgcGATGTTAAATGGAGCATTGAGAAGGGAACCTCTTGCTGGAACAGCGTTTGGTTTTCTGGCTTGTTATCAGTATTAAATCCCTTTGGGGTTTATTTCAGGCTACCTTGTAGTTGTCCTGAGCTGTGCCAAAGCCATCGCTCCGGAGTGTGAACCCGGCTATGTCTGTCCCCATCCACGTGGGGAGGGGTCGGTGCTATGGGAGCAGAACCTGACACCGGGATTTCTGCACTCAGGGTCCGGGCAGAGCGGCTTATCTGGAATGATTCGGGATTTAACGTTAAATACGCCAAGAGATTTTTACCCACTTAGGGTCAAAAATGGAACGGAGGCAGAGAACGTGGGGGCACCGAGCTGCTCTCAGATGCCTCGGCCGTGAACGGGGGGAGATATTGAATGCGGGAGCCGGGCTGAGCCTCGGGGCGGTGCGGGGGAGCGGCTCCGGGTCTGACCCCACTTGAGGGGAgcaatggggctgggggggggggggggagggggggggggggtccctgGGCAGAGCGCTGGGGGCTGCGTGGGGGGGCAGGAGGCCGATGCCCTTGGGGGGGGGtttggggtgggatggggtccCAGAGTGGGGTGGGAAATGGGGTCTCGCCGCAGCTCCGGACCCTTTGCAAAGCCCGGGGGACAGAGCCGCCTTACGGGGGTGCGGAGCAGCGCGGGGGGGGGGTTGGATGCGGCGCACGGTGGGGGACATAAAGCAGCACGGGGGCACCGCCTCCACTCGgtgccgccccccccccctccccaccgaTCCCTTTGTCTCACACCCGTCCCCCGCCCGCTCCCtttacccccccccctccccttccccgcGTCCCCGCAGCGGTTCAGCGCCCCGAGAGCggccgggagcggcggggcggggcggggggcggtggggagggggcggaggaggaggaggcggcggcggcggcggaggatACAGCCGCGTTCCGCCGAACAGCCCCGCGCTGCGGGAGCCCCGCGGACATCCCCGGCCCCGCCcgtgtccccccccccagcccggATTCCCCCCCCCAGGGGCGGCTGCAGCCGAGGTGAGTGGGGGGCGGTTGCGGCCGCGGGGACACAAAGGGCCGCGCCCCCTCCTCTCCAGCtccgcgcccccccccccccccttcccttcccagcccCCGCCCGGGGCTGCGGCACGGCGCTACGATCGACCCCGGCTGCAGCGGGGCTGCCTCcctaccgctctccccccgccCGGTGCTGCACCCCGTAGTGTCCCTCCGTGTTGCCATCCCCCGGTACAGCCCCCAACCCCGGTACTGCCCCCCCTATATtgccccccgcccccccccccctccatccctcaTTGCACTCAGCACTTGTTGGAAGTTTCTGGGAACTGAAGCTGGGGGGGCTCCCCGGGCCCCCACCCCCCGTTGTGCCCTGCGGGTGTCACGacccctccccacatcccctgTGACCCCAAGTCCCCCCCCGACCTGTTGCCACAGCCAACCCCCATACAGGACCCCTCCAGGACCATGATCTCCCCGAAGGACAAGGCCAAGGCTCCCAAGGACAGCATGACGCTCCTGCCCTGCTTCTACTTCGTGGAGGTACGtgtggggagggtggggggctgggggggggcaTGTCCTCCTCACCCTGCGATGCCACCGTGCACCAAGATCCTGCTGTGCATGGGGCTCTGCCACCACCCGTGTCCCCATGTGTGCATCAAATGGGACCTGGGGGGATTGAAGGGGGGGTTACGGTGGGCAATGAGCCTTCCCacccctccaaccccccccccccccagctgcccaTCGTGGCCTCCTCCATCGTGACGCTGTACTTCTTGGAGCTCACCGACCTCTTCAAGCCAGCCAAGGTGGGCTTCCAGTGCCACGACCGCGCTCTCTCCATGCCCTACGTGGAGAGCAGTGAGGAGCTCATCCCATTGCTCATGTTGCTCAGCCTCGCCTTCGCCGCCCCCGCTGCTTCGGTGCGTCCCACACCGCTATGGGGCCGGGTCCTGCTGCCTTTGGGGTTGCACTGAGGgtggttttttcccccccaatgCAGATCATGCTCGGGGAGGGCCTGGTGTACTGCCTGCAGTCCCGGCTGAAGGGTC
The genomic region above belongs to Excalfactoria chinensis isolate bCotChi1 chromosome 26, bCotChi1.hap2, whole genome shotgun sequence and contains:
- the MED16 gene encoding mediator of RNA polymerase II transcription subunit 16, producing MDLAYVCEWEKRPKSDHCPSIPLVCAWSCRNLIAFTTDLRNEEERDLTHMVHIIDTEHPWDVYSVNSGHVEAITCLEWDQSGSRLLSADADGHIKCWSMTDHLANSWENTVGSMVEGDPVVALSWLHNGVKLALHVEKSGASNFGEKFSRVKFSPSLTLFGGKPMEGWIAVTISGLVTVSLLKPNGQVLTSTESLCRLRCRVALADVAFTGGGNIVVATSDGSSASPVQFYKVCVSVVNEKCKIDTEILPSLFMRCTTDPARKDKYPAITHLKFLARDMSEQVLLCASNQNNSIVECWSLRKEGLPVNNIFQQISPVVGDKQPMILKWRILSATNDLDRVSAVALPKLPISLTNTDLKVANDTKFFPGLGLALAFHDGSVHIVHRLSLQMMAVFHGSSSQRPVDEQTIKRQRTTGPLVHFKAMQLSWTSLALAGIDSHGKLSMLRISPSMGHVLDMNTSLRHLLFLLEYCMVTGYDWWDILLHVQPNMVQNLVEKLHEEYTRQSAALQQVLATRIVAMKASLCKLSSSTIARVCDYHAKLFLIAISCTLKSLLRPHFLNTPDKSPGDRLTEICSKITDVDIDKVMINLKTEEFVLEMNTLQSLQQLIQWVGDFVLYLLASLPNQGSPVRPGHSFLRDGASLGMFRELMVVIRIWGLLKPSCLPVYTATSDTQDSMSLLFRLLTKLWLCCREENHITEPDDTLIDECCLLPSQLLIPNIDWLPINDGIISKLQNKQLVRLQFGKAPGLIGHTVSSQFDAFVRAPGQPKIDHLRRLHLGAYPTEECKSCTRCGCVTMLKSPNKVTAVKQWEQRWVKNCLCGGLWRRMPLSYS
- the LOC140262835 gene encoding complement factor D-like, whose protein sequence is MGPCNAASSVLVLLLLLGAAVDAQPRGRILRGWEAQPHLRPYMASLQLDGKHVCGGFLIAPQWVLSAAHCTEQMGDEHFQVLLGAHSLTAPEPHKRLYNVKAQISHPGSNIHNNKDDLLLLQLEEKAELNEHVQVLPFQREDREVAADTLCDTAGWGTVTHSGKKPDRLQEVQRPVISRELCNHRTRHDRTITEKMMCTDSHKKDTCKGDSGGPLVCNGVAEGVVTAGSRVCGNYKKPAIYTRIAPYAEWIDSIMASRDGDVDEDVATR